One part of the Candidatus Kouleothrix ribensis genome encodes these proteins:
- a CDS encoding HNH endonuclease — MGQRVLVLNASYEPLQIVSTRRAVVLLLQEKAELVEAAAQRLRAQGFSLDVPLVIRLVRYIRIPRRLRLPCSRRGVLTRDRETCQYCGTQPGRTHLTVDHVLPRSRGGLTTWDNVVAACRECNHRKGGRTPDEANMVLMSKPRQPQYVAFALLGELERHDVWRKYAYSID, encoded by the coding sequence TTGGGGCAACGTGTTCTCGTCCTCAACGCTAGTTACGAGCCACTTCAGATTGTCTCGACTCGGCGCGCAGTGGTGTTGCTACTGCAAGAGAAGGCCGAGCTGGTTGAGGCCGCCGCGCAGCGCCTGCGCGCCCAGGGTTTCTCACTCGACGTTCCACTGGTGATCCGCCTGGTGCGCTATATTCGCATCCCTCGCCGCCTGCGGCTGCCCTGCTCGCGCCGTGGCGTGCTGACGCGCGACCGCGAGACATGCCAATATTGCGGTACCCAGCCCGGCCGCACGCATCTGACGGTCGATCACGTGCTGCCACGCTCGCGCGGCGGCCTGACCACCTGGGATAATGTGGTGGCCGCGTGCCGCGAGTGCAACCACCGCAAGGGCGGCCGCACGCCCGACGAGGCCAATATGGTGCTGATGAGCAAGCCGCGCCAGCCGCAATATGTTGCGTTTGCACTGCTGGGCGAGCTTGAGCGCCACGATGTCTGGCGCAAATACGCCTACAGCATTGATTAG
- a CDS encoding glucose 1-dehydrogenase: MTRLQDRVALVTGAGRGIGKAIALGYAGAGADLVLVSRSAGELAAVAAEVARLGRRALPVVADVRDQPAVQQAADAAQAEFGRVDILVNAAGIPMVAPSEELALADWQRTIDINLTGTFLCCQAVGRLMLAQGRGAIINIGSLQSFQGFPFRVAYAASKGGVVQLTRALAVEWAPQGVRVNAIAPGWIRTPLQDRLVAEGKLDRAPIIARTPARRVGEVADMVGPAIFLASDEAAFVIGETLVVDGGWIAYGYL; the protein is encoded by the coding sequence ATGACACGCTTGCAGGATCGAGTGGCGCTGGTGACCGGCGCCGGGCGAGGCATTGGCAAGGCGATTGCGCTGGGCTACGCCGGCGCCGGCGCCGATCTTGTGCTCGTCAGCCGCAGCGCCGGCGAGCTGGCCGCCGTGGCCGCCGAGGTGGCCCGGCTGGGGCGCAGGGCGCTGCCGGTGGTGGCCGATGTGCGCGACCAGCCGGCGGTGCAGCAGGCCGCCGACGCGGCCCAGGCCGAGTTCGGGCGGGTCGATATTCTGGTGAACGCCGCCGGCATCCCGATGGTCGCGCCCTCGGAAGAGCTGGCGCTGGCCGACTGGCAGCGCACGATCGACATCAACCTGACCGGCACATTCCTGTGTTGCCAGGCGGTCGGGCGGCTGATGCTGGCGCAGGGCCGTGGCGCGATCATCAACATCGGCTCGCTCCAGTCGTTCCAGGGCTTCCCATTTCGGGTAGCCTACGCCGCCAGCAAGGGCGGCGTGGTGCAGCTCACGCGCGCGCTGGCAGTCGAGTGGGCGCCGCAGGGCGTGCGCGTGAACGCGATTGCGCCAGGCTGGATTCGCACACCGCTGCAGGATCGGCTGGTGGCCGAGGGCAAGCTCGACCGCGCGCCGATCATCGCACGCACACCGGCGCGCCGGGTCGGCGAGGTGGCCGATATGGTCGGCCCGGCGATCTTCCTGGCTTCGGACGAGGCCGCGTTCGTGATCGGCGAGACGCTGGTGGTCGATGGCGGCTGGATCGCGTATGGGTATCTCTAA
- a CDS encoding cytochrome ubiquinol oxidase subunit I, protein MSDFLAARAQMAMSLAFHIIFAAVGIGMPLLMVIAEGLWLRTREETYLVLAKRWAKGTAILFAVGAVSGTVLSFELGLLWPGFMRFAGPIIGMPFSLEGFAFFTEAIFLGIYLYGWKRVSPRIHWLAGVLTAISGAISGVFVVTANAWMNTPTGFRMQNGQPIEIDPIAAMFNPSWFQQTLHMTIAAYLATGAAVAGIHAFMLLRHPADRFHRRALGIALWVLAITAVLQPISGDLSAKVVAETQPAKLAALEGQFKTERGAPLRIGGLPDPASETTPYALEIPGGLSFLVHGDFNAEVPGLDQFKPADRPNTVVVHIAFQIMVAAGMALLGLGLLSALLAWRHRRLPDQRWLLWLLTLAGPLGFIAIEAGWVVTEVGRQPWVIYGLVRTADTVTPMPGLVVTFVTFTLLYLFLAVVVVWLMWTQIINAPSTEGRARHEEAGHATT, encoded by the coding sequence ATGTCTGATTTTCTGGCTGCGCGCGCGCAGATGGCCATGTCGCTGGCGTTCCACATTATCTTCGCAGCCGTAGGCATCGGCATGCCGCTGCTGATGGTGATCGCCGAAGGGCTGTGGCTGCGCACGCGCGAGGAGACCTACCTGGTGCTGGCCAAGCGCTGGGCCAAGGGCACCGCGATCCTGTTCGCGGTTGGCGCCGTGTCGGGCACGGTACTGTCGTTCGAGCTGGGGCTGCTCTGGCCGGGCTTCATGCGCTTCGCCGGCCCGATCATCGGCATGCCCTTCTCGCTCGAGGGTTTCGCATTCTTCACCGAGGCAATCTTCCTGGGCATCTACCTGTACGGCTGGAAGCGCGTCTCGCCGCGCATCCACTGGTTAGCTGGCGTGCTGACGGCGATCAGCGGCGCGATCTCGGGCGTGTTTGTGGTAACTGCCAACGCCTGGATGAATACGCCGACCGGCTTCCGCATGCAGAACGGCCAGCCGATCGAGATCGACCCGATCGCGGCGATGTTCAACCCAAGCTGGTTTCAGCAAACCCTGCATATGACCATCGCGGCCTACCTGGCCACTGGCGCGGCGGTGGCGGGCATCCACGCCTTCATGCTGCTGCGCCACCCGGCCGACCGCTTTCACCGCCGGGCGCTCGGCATTGCGCTGTGGGTGCTGGCGATCACCGCCGTGCTCCAGCCGATCAGCGGCGATCTTAGCGCCAAGGTGGTGGCCGAAACCCAGCCGGCCAAGCTGGCCGCGCTCGAAGGCCAGTTCAAAACCGAGCGCGGCGCGCCGCTGCGGATCGGCGGCCTGCCCGACCCGGCCAGCGAGACGACACCCTACGCGCTCGAGATCCCCGGTGGGCTGAGCTTCCTGGTGCATGGCGACTTCAATGCCGAGGTGCCGGGGCTCGACCAGTTCAAGCCGGCGGATCGCCCGAACACAGTGGTGGTACACATCGCCTTCCAGATCATGGTCGCGGCCGGCATGGCCTTGCTCGGGCTAGGCCTGCTGAGCGCGCTGCTGGCCTGGCGCCACCGGCGCCTGCCCGACCAACGCTGGCTGCTGTGGCTGCTGACGCTAGCCGGGCCGCTCGGCTTCATCGCAATCGAGGCCGGCTGGGTGGTGACCGAGGTCGGCCGCCAGCCGTGGGTGATCTATGGGCTGGTGCGCACCGCCGACACTGTGACGCCAATGCCTGGCCTGGTGGTTACATTCGTCACCTTCACGCTGCTGTACCTGTTCCTGGCGGTGGTGGTGGTGTGGCTGATGTGGACTCAGATCATCAACGCGCCTAGCACCGAGGGGCGCGCCAGGCACGAGGAGGCCGGCCATGCCACCACTTGA
- a CDS encoding RidA family protein → MARNVVATADAPQAIGPYSQAITLDTLVFCSGQIPLTPAGTLAEGDIAVQTRQVLTNLTAVLEAAGSSLGQVLKTTVFLADMNEFAAMNAVYGEFFSANPPARSTVQVARLPRDVRVEIEAIALRG, encoded by the coding sequence ATGGCTCGCAATGTTGTTGCAACCGCCGATGCGCCGCAGGCGATCGGCCCGTACTCGCAGGCGATCACACTTGACACCCTGGTGTTCTGCTCGGGCCAGATTCCACTGACGCCGGCAGGTACGCTGGCCGAAGGCGATATCGCCGTGCAGACGCGCCAGGTGCTGACAAACCTGACGGCGGTGCTCGAGGCTGCCGGCAGCTCGCTCGGCCAGGTGCTGAAGACTACGGTGTTTCTGGCCGACATGAATGAGTTTGCGGCTATGAACGCGGTGTACGGCGAGTTCTTCAGCGCCAACCCGCCCGCGCGCTCGACGGTGCAGGTGGCCCGGCTGCCGCGCGACGTGCGCGTCGAGATCGAGGCAATCGCGCTACGCGGGTAG
- a CDS encoding glycosyltransferase family 2 protein, with protein sequence MPNLAIIIVSWNTRELLHRAIESVHASLAGADVAYRIVVVDNASADGTPAMLRAEHPEVELIESGGNLGFAGGNNLALRRILNAEFKGMRHADDHTSTLDYVFLLNPDTEALGDALPQLVSYLEAHPDVAVVGPRLVYPDGSVQPSRRRFPSRGVYFWESTPLEQRWPGNPWARRYRYADAPDDREQDVDWLVGAALLVRRTAIERAGLLDAGFQMYSEELEWQRRIRRQAAGRSAADCCRIVYLPTATIMHHEGKSSEQAPARRYLNFQRSRLREAEQSYGARFAGRLRWFLRAAYAAELATEAAKWLLGHKRRLRAARVGVYWRVLRGL encoded by the coding sequence ATGCCAAACCTCGCGATCATCATCGTCTCGTGGAACACGCGTGAGCTGCTGCACCGCGCGATCGAGAGCGTACACGCCTCGCTGGCCGGGGCGGATGTCGCCTACCGGATCGTGGTGGTGGACAACGCCTCGGCCGACGGCACGCCGGCGATGCTGCGCGCCGAGCACCCCGAGGTCGAGCTGATCGAGTCGGGCGGCAACCTGGGCTTCGCGGGTGGCAATAACCTGGCCCTCCGCCGAATTTTGAATGCCGAGTTCAAAGGAATGAGGCATGCTGACGACCATACCTCAACCCTCGACTACGTCTTCCTGCTCAACCCCGACACCGAAGCGCTCGGCGATGCGCTGCCGCAGCTGGTGAGCTACCTCGAGGCCCACCCCGACGTGGCGGTGGTCGGGCCACGGCTCGTCTACCCCGACGGCAGCGTGCAGCCATCGCGCCGGCGCTTCCCCAGCCGCGGCGTGTACTTCTGGGAAAGCACACCGCTTGAGCAGCGCTGGCCCGGCAACCCATGGGCGCGGCGCTACCGCTACGCCGATGCGCCCGACGACCGTGAGCAAGATGTAGATTGGCTGGTGGGCGCGGCGCTGCTGGTGCGGCGCACGGCGATCGAGCGCGCCGGGCTGCTCGACGCCGGGTTCCAGATGTACTCGGAAGAGCTCGAGTGGCAGCGACGGATCAGACGGCAGGCGGCAGGCCGATCGGCTGCCGATTGTTGCCGGATCGTCTACCTGCCGACGGCCACGATCATGCACCACGAGGGCAAGAGCAGCGAGCAAGCCCCGGCGCGGCGCTACCTGAACTTCCAGCGCAGCCGCCTGCGCGAGGCCGAGCAGTCGTATGGTGCGCGCTTTGCCGGGCGGCTGCGCTGGTTTCTGCGCGCGGCCTATGCCGCCGAGCTGGCGACTGAGGCAGCCAAGTGGCTGCTAGGCCACAAACGCCGGCTGCGCGCGGCGCGCGTTGGCGTCTACTGGCGGGTGCTGCGTGGGCTGTAG
- a CDS encoding aminomethyl transferase family protein — protein MTQPTETATAAYRAAYAGAAVAEEHSAGRILMRGRDRAALLHRLSTNEIVRLRPGQGTRTVLTTPIGRIIDVLAVHALDDALLLVTSPGQGGAVWAHLKQNIFFQDQVVLEAAGRSYGQLALYGPGAAAALHQALGAGWPDLPLHHTATLAFGGAQLIIAARPPIGGPSFTLYVPAAQAEALHLALAQAGTAPLDLATLEVLRVEQGYPAFGRELSQEYIPLETGLYDAVSFTKGCYVGQEIIARMESRGRLAKRLIGLRLSAPAAAPGTLEVAGKAAGHLTSALVSPRLGPIGLAYVRSAQAVVGARVDIAGSDAWATLAELPFEGADELEG, from the coding sequence ATGACTCAGCCCACCGAAACCGCCACCGCAGCATACCGCGCCGCCTATGCCGGCGCCGCAGTGGCCGAGGAGCACAGCGCCGGCCGTATTCTGATGCGCGGGCGCGATCGGGCTGCGCTGCTGCACCGGCTTTCGACCAACGAGATCGTGCGGTTGCGGCCGGGCCAGGGCACGCGCACGGTGCTCACCACGCCGATCGGCCGGATCATCGACGTGCTGGCAGTCCACGCGCTCGACGACGCGCTGCTGCTGGTTACCAGCCCCGGCCAGGGCGGTGCGGTGTGGGCACACCTCAAGCAGAATATCTTCTTTCAGGATCAGGTGGTGCTCGAGGCGGCCGGGCGCAGCTACGGCCAGCTGGCGCTGTATGGGCCGGGCGCAGCCGCCGCGCTACACCAGGCTCTTGGCGCGGGCTGGCCGGATCTGCCGCTGCACCACACCGCCACGCTGGCCTTTGGCGGCGCGCAGCTGATCATCGCCGCGCGCCCGCCGATTGGTGGGCCGAGCTTCACGCTGTATGTGCCGGCCGCCCAGGCCGAGGCTCTGCACCTGGCGCTTGCGCAGGCCGGCACGGCGCCGCTCGACTTGGCCACGCTCGAGGTGCTGCGCGTCGAGCAGGGCTACCCCGCGTTCGGCCGCGAGCTGAGCCAGGAGTACATCCCGCTCGAGACCGGCCTGTACGACGCGGTGAGCTTCACCAAGGGCTGCTACGTTGGTCAGGAGATCATCGCGCGTATGGAGAGCCGTGGGCGCCTGGCCAAGCGCCTGATCGGCCTGCGCCTGAGCGCCCCGGCCGCCGCGCCGGGCACGCTCGAGGTGGCCGGCAAAGCCGCTGGCCACCTGACTAGCGCGCTGGTTTCGCCCCGGCTCGGCCCGATCGGGCTGGCATACGTGCGCAGCGCGCAAGCCGTAGTGGGCGCGCGCGTCGATATTGCCGGCAGCGACGCGTGGGCCACGCTGGCCGAGCTGCCGTTTGAGGGCGCAGACGAACTAGAAGGTTAG
- a CDS encoding acetoacetate--CoA ligase, giving the protein MSTIAEGTLLWEPPSQLRRGSTMQAYIDWLAEHKNLHFGDYAALWQWSVQEIEAFWESLWQFFDLRAAAPYTQVLAERRMPGAHWFTGARLSYAEQVFRNATATHPAIVYESELRPLGQLSWAELEQQAGAVAAGLRAMGVGPGDRVVAYMPNIPEAVVAFLATASIGAIWSSCSPDMGSASVLDRFKQIEPKVLFAVDGYMYGGKPFDRRATIDELREAMPSLERVVLVPYLHPAGAHAGADARTTTWDALLAHQGRLVFEQLPFEHPLWVLYSSGTTGLPKPIVQGQGGILLEHLKSVALHLNLKPGERFFWFSTTGWMMWNFLVGGLLAGCTIVLYDGSPGWPDLGALWRFAERAGIQFFGTSAAYIAACMKAGLEPAQAADLSRLVGLGSTGSPLAADGFAWVYAHVKRDLWLASISGGTDVCTAFVGSCPLLPVHAGEIQCRCLGAAVHAFDDHAEPVLGQVGELVISEPMPSMPLYFWNDPGDARYRESYFEMYPNIWRHGDWMMITARGGVVIYGRSDATINRMGIRMGTSELYRVVEAMPEVLDSLVVDLEYLGRPPYMPLFVVLREGLPLDDDLKARISTRIREALSARHVPSAIFAVPAIPRTLSGKKMELPVKKILLGAEARRVANPDSMSNPQTIDYFAELAASLFQY; this is encoded by the coding sequence ATGAGCACGATAGCCGAGGGAACCCTGCTGTGGGAGCCGCCCAGCCAGCTGCGGCGCGGGAGCACCATGCAGGCCTACATCGACTGGCTGGCCGAGCACAAAAACCTGCACTTCGGCGACTACGCCGCGCTGTGGCAATGGTCGGTTCAGGAGATCGAGGCATTCTGGGAGTCGCTCTGGCAGTTTTTCGATCTGCGCGCAGCGGCGCCATACACCCAGGTGCTGGCCGAGCGGCGCATGCCCGGCGCGCACTGGTTCACGGGCGCGCGGCTCAGCTACGCCGAGCAGGTGTTCCGCAACGCCACCGCCACGCACCCCGCGATCGTGTATGAATCCGAGCTGCGCCCGCTTGGCCAGCTGAGCTGGGCCGAGCTCGAACAGCAGGCTGGGGCGGTGGCGGCCGGGCTGCGCGCCATGGGCGTAGGGCCGGGCGACCGCGTGGTGGCCTACATGCCCAACATCCCCGAGGCGGTCGTGGCGTTCCTGGCCACCGCCAGCATTGGCGCGATCTGGTCGAGCTGCTCGCCCGACATGGGCAGCGCCAGCGTGCTCGACCGCTTCAAGCAGATCGAGCCAAAGGTGTTATTCGCAGTCGACGGCTACATGTATGGCGGCAAGCCATTCGACCGCCGCGCGACGATCGACGAGCTGCGCGAGGCTATGCCCAGCCTCGAGCGCGTGGTGCTGGTGCCATACCTGCACCCTGCCGGCGCGCACGCCGGCGCAGATGCGCGCACCACCACGTGGGATGCGCTGCTGGCCCACCAGGGCCGGCTCGTGTTCGAGCAACTGCCGTTCGAGCACCCGCTGTGGGTGCTCTACTCGTCGGGCACCACCGGCCTGCCCAAACCGATCGTGCAGGGCCAGGGCGGCATCCTGCTCGAGCACCTCAAGTCGGTAGCGCTGCACCTCAACCTCAAGCCGGGCGAGCGCTTCTTCTGGTTCAGCACCACCGGCTGGATGATGTGGAACTTCCTGGTAGGCGGCCTGCTGGCCGGCTGCACGATCGTGCTGTACGACGGCAGCCCCGGCTGGCCGGATCTGGGCGCGCTATGGCGCTTCGCCGAGCGCGCGGGCATCCAGTTCTTCGGCACCAGCGCGGCATATATCGCCGCCTGCATGAAGGCCGGCCTCGAGCCAGCCCAGGCGGCCGATCTCAGCCGGCTGGTGGGGCTAGGCTCGACGGGATCGCCGCTGGCGGCCGATGGCTTCGCGTGGGTCTACGCGCATGTCAAGCGCGACCTCTGGCTGGCCTCGATCAGCGGCGGCACCGACGTGTGTACCGCGTTTGTGGGCAGCTGCCCGCTACTGCCAGTACATGCCGGCGAGATCCAGTGCCGCTGCCTGGGCGCGGCCGTACACGCCTTCGACGACCATGCCGAGCCGGTGCTTGGCCAGGTTGGCGAGCTGGTGATCAGCGAGCCGATGCCGTCGATGCCGCTGTATTTCTGGAACGACCCCGGCGACGCGCGCTACCGCGAAAGCTATTTCGAGATGTACCCGAACATCTGGCGGCACGGCGACTGGATGATGATCACCGCGCGCGGCGGCGTGGTGATCTACGGCCGCTCCGACGCGACAATCAATCGCATGGGCATCCGCATGGGCACCAGCGAGCTGTACCGGGTGGTCGAGGCCATGCCCGAAGTGCTCGATAGCCTGGTGGTCGACCTCGAGTACCTCGGGCGGCCGCCGTATATGCCGCTGTTCGTGGTGCTGCGCGAGGGCCTGCCGCTCGACGACGACCTGAAGGCGCGGATCAGTACGCGCATTCGCGAGGCGCTCTCGGCGCGGCACGTGCCGAGCGCAATCTTCGCCGTGCCGGCGATCCCGCGCACCCTCAGCGGCAAAAAGATGGAGCTGCCGGTCAAAAAGATCCTGCTGGGCGCCGAGGCGCGCCGGGTGGCCAACCCCGACTCGATGAGCAACCCGCAGACGATCGACTACTTCGCCGAGCTGGCAGCCAGCCTGTTCCAGTACTAG
- a CDS encoding aminotransferase class III-fold pyridoxal phosphate-dependent enzyme: protein MKLDHNDAVRLAHDLYNLQALARPLPGEYDDNFHLLDTNGAAYVLKVMHPDREPALIDAQCRMLAHLAAHAPELDLPRVLPTRTGQLATRINDADGAARLVWLLSYVPGHVLAEIGPRSPELLRNLGGMLGRMDAALAGFDHPAAHRELKWDLAQAGWIGEYLEYLESPARRALVEHFLMQYRSQVLPALPGLRASVIHGDANDYNVLVSTPGAGRPTTLSVIDFGDMVYSCTVAELAIAAAYAALGQPDPLATIAQLAAGYHAALPLHEDEIAVLFALVCTRLSVSVVNSAQRKTLYPNDPYVTISEAPAWATLERLAGIHPRFAHYTLRAACGLPALPHGPALAAWLRSQAGTCAPVLDLDVRTAPSVVFDLSVGSLLLGADPAAAATPALTETLGRVMREHDALVGIGRYDEPRLIYTSPAFAAGTGALDEQRTIHLGIDLWVDAGRPVYAPLDGTVELVANNAAPKDYGPLIVLRHATGDGLPFYTLYGHLGTESLAMVAAGQAVTRGQQIGLIGAPPINGDWPPHLHFQIIADLLDQGRDFPGVAYASQRAVWTSLSPDPNMLLGIPAARFPADAPSKAATLAARRVHIGRNLSISYHEPLKIVRGWRQYLYDETGRAFLDVYNNVPLVGHSHPRVVRAVQAQLALLNTNTRYLHDNLTRYAERLTARMPAPLSVCFFLNSASEANELALRLARVHTGQRDMIVLDAAYHGHTSTLIDISPYKFNGPGGTGKPPWVHVAPIPDDYRGLYRRGDAEAGRKYAAHVAALIEQLQARGRGLAGFIAETLPSVGGQIVFPPGYLAEVYRHVYAAGGVCIADEVQVGFGRLGTHFWGFETQGVVPDIVVLGKPIGNANPLAAVVTTRAIADSFDNGMEFFSTFGGNPVACAAGLAVLDVLDDEQLQANALRVGSYLLDRLRGLMARHALVGDVRGSGLFLGIELVRSRATLAPAAAEASHLVNRLRERGILAGTDGPHHNVIKIRPPLVFGLPDADVLVAALDDILAEDVARA, encoded by the coding sequence GTGAAACTCGACCACAACGACGCGGTGCGCCTGGCGCACGACCTGTACAACCTTCAGGCCTTGGCCCGGCCGCTGCCGGGCGAGTACGACGATAACTTCCACCTGCTGGACACCAATGGCGCGGCGTATGTGCTCAAGGTGATGCACCCCGATCGCGAGCCGGCGCTGATCGACGCGCAGTGCCGTATGCTTGCGCACCTGGCCGCGCATGCGCCTGAGCTGGATCTGCCGCGCGTGCTGCCAACGCGTACCGGCCAGCTGGCCACTCGCATCAACGACGCCGACGGCGCGGCCCGGCTGGTGTGGCTGCTCAGCTATGTGCCCGGCCATGTGCTGGCCGAGATCGGGCCGCGCTCGCCCGAGCTGCTGCGCAACCTGGGCGGCATGCTCGGCCGCATGGACGCCGCGCTGGCCGGATTCGATCACCCGGCCGCGCACCGCGAGCTGAAGTGGGATCTGGCGCAGGCCGGCTGGATCGGCGAGTACCTGGAGTACCTCGAGTCGCCCGCGCGGCGCGCGCTGGTCGAGCACTTTCTGATGCAGTATCGCAGCCAGGTGCTGCCGGCGCTGCCTGGCCTGCGCGCCAGCGTGATCCACGGCGACGCGAACGACTACAATGTGCTGGTGAGCACGCCAGGCGCAGGGCGGCCCACGACCCTGAGCGTGATCGACTTCGGCGATATGGTATATAGCTGCACGGTTGCCGAGCTGGCGATTGCAGCGGCCTACGCCGCGCTCGGCCAGCCCGACCCGCTGGCGACGATCGCGCAGCTGGCGGCCGGCTACCACGCCGCGCTGCCGCTGCACGAAGACGAGATCGCCGTGCTGTTTGCACTGGTGTGTACACGCCTGAGCGTCAGCGTGGTCAACTCGGCCCAGCGCAAGACGCTCTACCCCAACGACCCGTATGTCACGATCAGTGAGGCACCGGCCTGGGCCACGCTCGAGCGGCTGGCCGGCATACACCCACGCTTCGCGCACTACACACTGCGCGCGGCCTGCGGGCTGCCGGCGCTGCCGCACGGCCCGGCGCTGGCCGCCTGGCTGCGCAGCCAGGCCGGCACATGCGCACCCGTGCTCGATCTCGACGTGCGCACCGCGCCGAGTGTCGTGTTCGACCTGAGCGTCGGCAGCCTGCTGCTAGGCGCCGACCCGGCCGCAGCCGCGACGCCCGCGCTGACTGAGACGCTCGGGCGCGTGATGCGCGAGCACGACGCGCTGGTGGGGATCGGGCGCTACGATGAGCCGCGGCTGATCTACACCAGCCCGGCCTTCGCCGCTGGTACGGGCGCGCTCGACGAACAACGCACCATCCACCTGGGTATCGACCTGTGGGTCGATGCCGGCAGGCCGGTGTACGCCCCGCTCGACGGCACAGTCGAGCTGGTGGCGAACAATGCCGCGCCCAAGGATTACGGCCCGCTGATCGTGCTGCGGCACGCCACCGGCGACGGCCTGCCGTTCTACACGCTCTATGGCCACCTGGGCACCGAGTCGCTGGCCATGGTCGCGGCCGGCCAGGCAGTGACGCGCGGCCAGCAGATCGGCCTGATCGGCGCGCCGCCGATCAATGGCGACTGGCCGCCGCACCTGCACTTCCAGATCATCGCCGACCTGCTCGACCAGGGGCGCGACTTCCCCGGCGTGGCCTACGCCAGCCAGCGCGCCGTGTGGACCAGCCTCTCGCCCGACCCGAACATGCTCCTGGGCATCCCGGCCGCGCGCTTCCCCGCCGACGCGCCGAGCAAAGCCGCCACGCTGGCGGCGCGGCGCGTACACATCGGCCGCAACCTGAGCATCTCGTACCACGAGCCGCTCAAGATCGTGCGCGGCTGGCGCCAATACCTGTACGACGAGACCGGGCGAGCGTTTCTGGATGTGTACAACAACGTGCCGCTGGTGGGCCACAGCCACCCGCGCGTGGTGCGCGCCGTGCAGGCCCAGCTGGCGCTGCTGAACACCAACACGCGCTACCTGCACGACAACCTGACGCGCTACGCCGAGCGGTTAACCGCGCGCATGCCCGCGCCGCTGAGCGTGTGCTTCTTCCTGAACTCGGCCAGCGAGGCGAATGAGCTGGCGCTGCGGCTGGCGCGCGTACACACCGGCCAGCGCGACATGATCGTGCTCGACGCGGCCTACCACGGACACACCAGCACGCTGATCGACATCAGCCCGTACAAGTTCAACGGGCCGGGCGGCACGGGCAAACCGCCCTGGGTGCATGTCGCGCCTATCCCCGACGACTACCGCGGGCTGTACCGGCGCGGCGATGCCGAGGCCGGCCGCAAATACGCCGCACACGTGGCCGCGCTGATCGAGCAGCTGCAGGCGCGCGGGCGCGGCCTGGCCGGCTTTATTGCCGAAACGCTGCCAAGCGTCGGCGGGCAGATCGTGTTCCCGCCCGGCTACCTGGCCGAGGTGTACCGGCACGTGTACGCTGCCGGCGGCGTGTGTATCGCCGACGAGGTGCAGGTGGGCTTTGGCCGGCTTGGCACGCACTTCTGGGGCTTCGAGACGCAAGGTGTGGTGCCGGATATCGTGGTGTTGGGTAAGCCGATCGGCAACGCCAACCCGCTGGCTGCGGTGGTCACCACGCGCGCAATCGCCGATTCGTTCGACAACGGCATGGAGTTCTTCAGCACGTTTGGCGGCAACCCGGTGGCCTGTGCGGCCGGGCTGGCCGTGCTGGATGTGCTTGACGATGAGCAGCTACAGGCCAATGCGCTACGCGTCGGCAGCTACCTGCTCGATCGGCTGCGCGGGCTGATGGCGCGCCACGCGCTGGTGGGCGATGTGCGTGGCTCGGGCCTGTTCCTGGGGATCGAGCTGGTGCGCAGCCGCGCCACGCTTGCGCCTGCCGCCGCCGAGGCATCGCACCTGGTCAATCGCCTGCGCGAGCGCGGCATCCTGGCCGGCACCGACGGCCCACACCACAACGTGATCAAGATCCGCCCGCCGCTGGTGTTTGGCCTGCCCGACGCCGATGTGCTTGTCGCGGCACTCGACGACATTTTGGCCGAAGATGTTGCGCGGGCGTAA